A genome region from Magnolia sinica isolate HGM2019 chromosome 8, MsV1, whole genome shotgun sequence includes the following:
- the LOC131253990 gene encoding uncharacterized protein LOC131253990 — MNRQFFGPISRPSDPSISSLILGISTSIGFSFIIGLTSVGESTILNELYGFNESSPGMLPPFTMQLEETRALARHYTTRIELGIFAERLILLDTQPLFSPSILSDMIRLDGSSSVSILNGESLSADLAHELMGIQEPF; from the exons ATGAATCGGCAGTTCTTCGGTCCTATCTCCCGCCCGTCGGATCCCTCAATCTCCTCTCTGATTCTTGGGATTTCCACATCGATCGGATTCTCCTT CATCATTGGTCTGACTAGTGTTGGTGAATCGACGATATTAAACGAGCTTTACGGATTCAATGAGAGCTCGCCCG GAATGCTCCCACCTTTTACAATGCAGTTGGAAGAAACACGAGCATTGGCTAGGCATTATACAACGAGAATTGAACTTGGGATTTTTGCTGAAAGGCTGATTCTTCTTGATACCCAG CCTTTATTCAGCCCTTCTATTCTATCTGATATGATTAGACTTGATGGCTCGTCTTCAGTTTCTATATTAAATGGCGAATCCCTATCAGCTGACCTGGCTCATGAATTGATGGGTATTCAG GAACCGTTCTAG